In the Mycosarcoma maydis chromosome 6, whole genome shotgun sequence genome, one interval contains:
- a CDS encoding uncharacterized protein (alternatively spliced; hypothetical protein (isoform A)) — protein sequence MSTHDQHPRNANGSGFSNGFPANQQQAEISGPVRTNNAKAVDRSKKGPIAAPVKNACTFCRSRKSRCDGNKPCSACVGRDRPDECLYTVSRRGGKPKPKIDVTQDLQSHLNKLFAMTDMPYAFRRPGGLAGPSADQLSPSSSVQPQLMSHPQQQVPPHSSMFDIPSQYQSYDPSVLQQPSSMPTSLHVQHQQALASVPQSAFSLNDPLQDPFAAMSGFQAGGFLRYQLPDTTLQQPHMLSQSQQAQPHMQEQQQQHQQQQQQPAQLIKFGSGLAQQASFQQTPVHNVASQFGSASSPLNLAPDSTCHSSAISPLSNQSPRGWDRVDDAMSAYHASTSSRSNSSRHASIEYAADPSKISQLSFQTLNAAAAEAGSVKALLTDYYRYLYRFIPVLPPPKHLGVLVKFFKPDSAFIYALQCVLPLLRDEIQPIGAMHKLSGQGINFGSDEKKAALRERTLIFERKANDGLDLLLEQADNEETGVKLLEAVQTLCVLVVYEYGSGRAIKARLKADQALGLAMGQGLHKLSHKTSPNDSNSARSSFAYVSNVDHPLTSMGIDANDIFEMRKRCWWCVWSLVLWAAYNTGRIPTIRADDPRVKSEMPTASSPDVWTSNIGSLQALLLVQDRVLALAQHGQSLDVSAPYEPARNEVPVSPAYSDSSAFAFGRLRISRSASVSSDDVTVHFSALPTKATRQEILDSMLEIDTFLQEQIRIHENTEAPDSPLPSEVPSTGDLAHVEKELEDSLRMAAAVQLYTSSLTLHIGQAFQGASLFERKLCFLNSIKDNKDGSNAAICREPMPVLAHDGALDLTAHATGGDTRNGGMDLTSADAGALSTSLTQQDLYARGPFLPRLSLQRCVHASRKLLDIAKRRHGQSVNPNPFNCCSFVLISFVLLMQALAVHGGFAGEGATYEGDDQATEQQLTSDGHGEYANDSLQRVLDHTSDDDTIEDDFEPPIDPVKQSQLRDIWGRVREARDTLIDLGKHWEAVVPMADEVNLCLETSQLLLSNAY from the coding sequence ATGTCAACGCATGATCAACATCCTCGAAATGCCAACGGCAGCGGCTTCAGCAACGGCTTCCCAGCCAACCAACAACAGGCAGAAATTTCGGGGCCTGTGCGAACAAACAATGCCAAGGCCGTCGACAGAAGCAAAAAAGGACCTATCGCCGCCCCCGTCAAGAACGCATGTACCTTTTGCCGATCGCGAAAGTCCCGATGTGACGGCAACAAACCTTGTTCCGCCTGCGTCGGTCGCGATCGTCCCGACGAGTGCCTCTACACCGTATCGCGTCGTGGTGGCAAGCCCAAACCAAAGATTGACGTAACTCAAGACCTGCAGAGCCATCTGAACAAGCTCTTTGCCATGACAGATATGCCCTACGCCTTCCGTCGGCCAGGTGGTCTCGCGGGTCCTTCCGCTGATCAGCTCTCCCCATCTTCATCCGTGCAGCCTCAACTCATGTCACACcctcagcagcaggtgcCGCCCCACTCGAGCATGTTTGACATCCCTAGCCAGTATCAGTCGTATGATCCTTCGGTGCTCCAGCAGCCATCGTCTATGCCAACCAGTCTCCACGtgcagcatcagcaagcCCTTGCATCAGTGCCACAGTCAGCATTCTCGCTCAACGACCCGCTGCAGGATCCTTTCGCGGCCATGTCTGGTTTCCAGGCGGGTGGCTTCCTTCGCTACCAGCTCCCCGATACCACATTGCAACAGCCACATATGCTCTCACAATCccagcaagcgcagccTCACatgcaagagcagcagcagcagcatcaacagcagcaacagcaaccagCTCAGCTCATCAAATTTGGCAGTGGCCTCGCGCAGCAAGCATCTTTCCAACAAACTCCTGTCCACAACGTCGCATCGCAGTTTGGTAGCGCTTCATCTCCACTCAACTTGGCTCCGGACTCTACATGTCACTCTTCTGCAATCTCGCCACTCTCCAACCAGAGTCCCCGCGGCTGGGATCGTGTTGACGATGCAATGTCAGCTTATCATGCCAGCACGTCGAGCCGGTCGAATTCGTCACGCCACGCTTCGATCGAATATGCCGCCGACCCATCCAAGATCAGCCAGCTCTCGTTCCAGACACTGAACGCCGCAGCGGCTGAAGCAGGAAGCGTCAAGGCGCTCCTCACAGATTACTACCGTTACCTCTACCGCTTCATCCCTGTTCTGCCGCCTCCCAAGCATCTCGGCGTGCTCGTCAAGTTCTTCAAGCCGGACTCGGCCTTCATTTATGCATTGCAATGCGTCTTACCCCTCCTTCGCGACGAAATCCAACCTATCGGTGCGATGCACAAGCTCTCGGGCCAGGGCATCAACTTTGGCTCAGACGAAAAGAAAGCGGCTCTGCGCGAGCGAACACTAATTTTTGAACGCAAGGCCAACGACGGACTCgatttgctgctcgagcaagccgaCAACGAAGAGACGGGTGTAAAGTTACTCGAAGCTGTGCAGACCTTGTgcgtgctcgtcgtctaCGAGTACGGAAGCGGACGAGCGATCAAGGCTCGTCTCAAAGCCGACCAAGCGCTCGGTCTCGCTATGGGCCAGGGCCTGCACAAGCTGAGCCACAAGACATCGCCCAACGATAGCAACTCGGCCCGTAGCAGCTTTGCTTACGTCTCGAACGTCGACCACCCTCTCACCTCGATGGGCATCGACGCTAACGACATCTTTGAGATGCGCAAgcgttgctggtggtgtGTGTGGAGTCTGGTGTTGTGGGCCGCTTACAACACAGGCCGCATCCCCACGATCCGTGCTGACGATCCCCGTGTCAAGAGCGAGATGCCGACCGCGTCCAGTCCCGATGTGTGGACGTCCAATATCGGCTCGTTGCAGgcgctgttgctggtgcAGGATCGTGTCCTGGCACTCGCTCAGCACGGTCAATCGCTTGACGTCAGCGCACCCTACGAGCCAGCACGCAATGAGGTGCCCGTGTCGCCGGCCTACTCGGACAGTTCAGCCTTTGCATTTGGTCGCCTGCGCATTTCGAGGTCTGCCTCGGTGAGCAGTGACGACGTGACCGTCCACTTTTCGGCGCTTCCAACCAAGGCTACGCGACAAGAGATCCTCGACAGcatgctcgagatcgataCGTTCCTGCAGGAGCAGATCCGTATCCACGAGAACACCGAAGCGCCCGATTCGCCTTTGCCGTCCGAAGTGCCGTCGACAGGCGACCTGGCGCACGTTGAAAAGGAGCTGGAGGATTCGCTTCGCatggcggcggcggtgcaGCTGTACACGTCATCACTGACGCTGCACATTGGACAGGCGTTCCAGGGTGCTTCGCTGTTCGAACGCAAGCTGTGTTTCCTCAATTCGATCAAAGACAACAAGGATGGCTCCAACGCGGCCATCTGTCGTGAGCCCATGCCCGTTCTTGCACATGACGGCGCGCTTGACCTAACTGCGCACGCGACTGGTGGGGACACCAGAAATGGTGGTATGGATCTGACATCAGCAGATGCGGGCGCTCTGTCGACCTCTTTGACGCAGCAGGACCTGTACGCTCGCGGTCCTTTCCTGCCGCGATTGTCGCTGCAACGATGTGTGCACGCAAGtcgcaagctgctcgacattgcCAAGCGTCGCCACGGCCAATCGGTCAATCCGAACCCGTTTAACTGCTGCAGTTTTGTGCTCATTAGCTTTGTACTCCTCATGCAAGCGCTTGCAGTGCACGGCGGCTTTGCCGGCGAGGGTGCAACCTACGAAGGGGATGACCAAGCGACAGAACAGCAACTGACGTCTGACGGCCACGGCGAGTACGCTAACGACAGCTTGCAGCGCGTGCTCGATCACACGAGTGATGACGACACCATTGAGGACGACTTTGAGCCCCCGATCGACCCGGTCAAGCAGTCCCAATTGCGGGACATTTGGGGCCGGGTACGCGAGGCGCGCGACACGCTCATCGATTTGGGTAAGCACTGGGAAGCTGTGGTACCAATGGCCGATGAGGTCAACCTCTGTCTCGAGACGTCGCAGTTGCTTCTCAGCAACGCCTATTGA
- a CDS encoding uncharacterized protein (related to Myosin heavy chain) — MADRFAALAGYDAGANYDSTVEQSLGAAAKEELPGLETIASINIDLPPSRPLNSTFGKSKKPSTATERARRITSGPMDLGAPRSRTPPPPQHDTSGASSNKENARREEPPSTQRKQEHRRHYGVRIAEDDTFEELEDSLPKAHEQDELQRVQQDLSQAGDSLLAASPANDSGQWGARAMRRRSAAGVSMKSAQEKINSLTQERDELKIVVDLLREKVSLDDRLAELIVLKKEKLSYTNKMIAQQAMLKQQDRAIKVLQKEQQQWKGSSPAEYEKHIADLQAKLVAANNKVEEQRREKMRVEDELEFIKRRGPPPGDASRGDETSATSLGDSTRLRQRIDALRDEHEDEKYELRRERDEVQEQLELARDEIDRLRSEQRRASSPCETSHQQRNIDDLEQQLTAQKTENAKMLERHAQLVADIEQHKDELYELRSSEEALQRELDVANQRLEHANITQEDEAIRFSEAERLAADRYQDQIDKLRDELASAQLQIDGKEAELEKLDAELQDLTAKVADLEYELRQAENLLEEQKAQLEGVEAEADELDRQVQAFKQEADELRAEADELHKELEAKDADLAETNKEMQEMSNRMFGLEEELEARADEIKQLDEEIVKVEEALQQANEKHERHTTVLKEKLAMTMQELSASQVQLEATLGELEAMRNEADTYAREVEQLSAERVRLEDLNAKLDAKVSDVVEDLKAEERALDEAHAEWERKLEEAEQRMSRVVRDKEETIVALEQELNQMEDDLATRKSDVQTLQDALRAKENESFRMGQSSANDKYSLELEVDRLKRDLSRCEDDLVRARKELDRKDDALRQKEDTLAALHSELREAQSKLASEAQSHLGLSERFEAQQSAIKAERKELEAARAKVEELEHELNDGERATLRTEQATRDALNQRNTLLLTIYQQMGKLTAAADGATPRKRDAELKPFTNFDVFHSSLLARLRKVFDTQLGVDQKAKELESKLMEKYTALKRQQDSRFRQIDRFEASIKQAADKQSQWRQRLVSKQSELDSVKATNAELLSQISSLKTRTSLSTPGDNSKLTTLTTRANTAERRLATAMAQASQAEERLAEAKVKYGEGEGKWAARIKELELRCKAAEERVKRERQGAKERVAELEEIRRKLEKDLEAAVKRNKVVGELQATVRGIN; from the coding sequence ATGGCCGACCGTTTTGCGGCTCTCGCCGGATACGATGCCGGTGCCAATTATGACTCGACAGTAGAGCAGAGCTTGGGCGCGGCTGCTAAGGAGGAACTTCCAGGTCTCGAAACGATCGCCAGCATCAATATCGATCTTCCTCCGTCGAGGCCGCTCAACAGCACATTCGGCAAATCCAAGAAGCCGAGTACAGCTACTGAACGTGCCAGGCGGATCACTTCGGGTCCGATGGACCTTGGCGCCCCGCGGTCCCGTACTCCCCCTCCGCCACAGCATGATACTTCTGGAGCATCTTCGAACAAGGAGAATGCTCGACGCGAAGAGCCTCCGTCGACGCAACGCAAGCAGGAGCATCGAAGGCATTATGGCGTACGCATCGCCGAAGATGACACGTTCGAGGAGCTGGAAGACAGTCTGCCAAAGGCGCATGAGCAGGATGAGTTGCAACGCGTGCAGCAAGACCTCTCGCAAGCAGGCGATTCACTACTAGCTGCCTCTCCAGCCAACGATTCGGGCCAATGGGGTGCTCGCGCTATGCGTCGacgctcagcagcaggcgtGTCGATGAAGTCGGCACAGGAGAAGATCAACAGTCTCACACAGGAAcgcgacgagctcaagatcgtcgTTGATCTCTTGCGCGAGAAAGTGTCGCTCGATGACCGTCTCGCGGAGCTCATCGTTCTCAAGAAAGAAAAGCTTTCGTACACCAACAAGATGATCGCACAACAGGCCATGCTCAAGCAACAGGACCGTGCCATCAAGGTGCTACAGAaggaacagcagcagtggaAGGGAAGCAGTCCAGCAGAGTACGAGAAGCACATTGCTGATCTTCAGGCTAAGCTCGTTGCCGCCAACAacaaggtggaagagcagcgacgCGAAAAGATGCGCGTTgaggacgagctcgagtttATCAAGCGCAGAGGACCACCACCTGGCGACGCGAGTCGGGGCGACGAGACGTCAGCAACCTCCCTCGGTGACTCTACACGTTTACGGCAGCGTATTGATGCGCTCCGCGACGAACACGAGGACGAAAAGTACGAGCTTCGTCGGGAGCGCGACGAGGTGCAggaacagctcgagctcgcgcgagacgagatcgatcgCCTTCGCTCTGAGCAGCGCCGCGCCTCTTCGCCCTGCGAAACATCacaccagcagcgcaacATTGATGATCTCGAACAGCAGCTCACGGCTCAGAAAACTGAGaacgccaagatgctcgagcgaCATGCACAGCTGGTCGCCGATATCGAACAGCacaaggacgagctgtACGAACTACGATCGTCGGAAGAGGCACTGCAGCGAGAGCTTGACGTGGCGAATCAGAGGCTCGAGCATGCCAACATCACTcaagaggacgaggcgatccGCTTCAGCGAGGCCGAACGCCTGGCTGCAGACCGATACCAGGATCAAATCGACAAGCTTCGCGACGAGTTGGCGTCAGCACAGCTTCAGATCGATGGCAAggaagccgagctggaaAAGCTCGATGCGGAATTGCAAGACCTCACAGCCAAGGTGGCAGACCTCGAGTACGAATTGCGCCAAGCAGAGAACCTGTTGGAAGAACAAAAGGCACAGCTCGAAGGGGTTGAAGCCGAAGCAGATGAGCTGGATCGTCAAGTGCAAGCGTTCAAGCAAGAGgctgacgagctgcgcgcCGAGGCTGACGAGCTGCACAAGGAGCTTGAAGCCAAAGACGCCGATCTGGCAGAGACGAACAAGGAGATGCAGGAAATGTCGAACCGCATGTTTGGCCTCGAAGAAGAGCTTGAGGCGCGCgccgacgagatcaagcagctggacgaagagattgtcaaggtggaagaggcgCTTCAACAGGCCAACGAGAAGCACGAGCGCCACACGACGGTTCTCAAAGAAAAGCttgcgatgacgatgcaggagctgagcgcatcgcaggtgcagctggaagcgacgctgggcgagctggaagcgatgcGCAACGAGGCGGACACGTACGCACGCGAGGTAGAGCAGCTTAGCGCCGAACGCGTGCGCCTGGAAGACCTCAACGCCAAGCTTGATGCCAAAGTTTCAGACGTGGTCGAGGATCTCAAAGCGGAAGAGCGCGCGTTGGACGAGGCGCACGCCGAATGGGAGCGCAAACTCGAAGAGGCCGAGCAGCGCATGTCTCGTGTTGTTCGTGATAAGGAGGAAACAATTGTTGCGCTAGAACAAGAGCTCAACCAGATGGAAGACGACCTGGCGACGCGCAAATCCGACGTGCAGACGTTGCAAGATGCGTTACGGGCCAAAGAAAACGAGTCGTTCCGAATGGGTCAGAGTTCGGCCAACGACAAGTACAGTTTGGAGTTGGAGGTGGATCGGCTCAAACGCGATCTGTCAAGGTGCGAAGACGACCTTGTGCGGGCACGAAAGGAGCTGGATCGCAAGGATGATGCTCTGCGTCAGAAAGAGGATACACTGGCAGCGTTGCATTCGGAGCTGCGTGAGGCACAGTCGAAATTGGCAAGCGAGGCGCAGTCGCATCTAGGCTTGTCGGAGCGATTTGAAGCGCAACAGAGTGCCATCAAGGCGGAAcgcaaggagctcgaagcggcacgtgccaaagtggaagaGCTGGAACACGAGCTGAATGACGGAGAGCGGGCGACGCTTCGAACCGAACAGGCGACGCGCGATGCGCTCAACCAACGCAACACGTTGCTGCTCACCATCTACCAACAGATGGGTAAACTTACCGCGGCAGCCGACGGAGCAACGCCACGTAAGAGAGACGCCGAGCTGAAACCGTTTACCAACTTTGACGTGTTCCACTCGAGTCTGCTGGCGAGACTTCGCAAGGTGTTCGATACGCAGCTTGGCGTGGACCAAAAAGCCAAGGAACTGGAAAGCAAGCTCATGGAAAAGTACACAGCGCTCAAACGACAACAGGATTCGCGATTCCGACAAATCGATCGGTTTGAAGCGTCGATCAAACAGGCTGCTGACAAACAATCTCAGTGGCGACAAAGGCTGGTTTCGAAACAGAGCGAACTGGATTCGGTGAAAGCGACCAATGCCGAACTGCTGTCGCAGATTTCGTCGTTGAAAACACGCACCTCGCTGTCCACGCCTGGTGACAACAGCAAATTGACGACgctgacgacgagagcaaaCACGGCTGAACGACGTCTAGCCACGGCGATGGCGCAAGCGTCTCAGGCGGAAGAGCGCTTAGCCGAGGCCAAGGTCAAGTATGGTGAAGGAGAAGGTAAATGGGCAGCGAGGATCAAAGAGTTGGAACTGCGGTGCAAAGCTGCCGAAGAGAGGGTCAAGAGGGAGAGGCAGGGCGCCAAGGAAAGAGTCGCCGAGTTGGAGGAGATCAGGAGGAAGTTGGAGAAGGATCTCGAGGCTGCGGTCAAACGAAACAAGGTGGTAGGGGAGCTGCAGGCCACTGTGAGAGGGATCAATTGA